A window from Gossypium raimondii isolate GPD5lz chromosome 7, ASM2569854v1, whole genome shotgun sequence encodes these proteins:
- the LOC105792817 gene encoding NAC domain-containing protein 90 produces MEIPAGFRFFPTEEELVSFYLRNQLDGRRQEMHSVIPVLNIYDVEPWDLPQLAGERCRRDTEQWFYFTPRQEREARGGRANRTTASGYWKATGSPSYVYSSDDRVIGMKKTMVFYKGKAPSGKKTKWKMNEYRAIEAVPNPTAVTTTPMLRHEFSLCRIYVVSGSFRAFDRRPLEPVSKATQLHENRTATFSERASMMEVTSSSSTSHTGGDHSDQPEANEDDIWEMVNDLEEPPLGWEQMNWTGV; encoded by the exons ATGGAGATCCCAGCTGGTTTTCGGTTTTTTCCTACAGAAGAAGAGTTAGTTTCCTTCTACCTACGCAACCAGTTAGACGGCCGGAGACAAGAGATGCACAGTGTTATTCCTGTTCTCAACATTTACGATGTCGAGCCATGGGACCTTCCTC AGCTTGCGGGGGAGCGTTGTAGACGAGACACTGAGCAATGGTTTTACTTCACACCAAGACAAGAGAGGGAAGCTCGAGGTGGGAGAGCTAACCGAACTACTGCTTCTGGCTACTGGAAGGCAACAGGGTCTCCCAGCTATGTCTACTCCTCCGATGACCGAGTGATCGGAATGAAGAAAACAATGGTTTTCTATAAGGGGAAAGCTCCTTCTGGGAAGAAAACCAAATGGAAGATGAATGAGTATAGAGCTATAGAAGCTGTGCCCAACCCGACTGCTGTTACCACGACTCCGATG TTGAGACACGAATTCAGTTTGTGTCGAATCTACGTGGTATCAGGCAGCTTTCGAGCATTTGATAGACGCCCACTCGAACCTGTATCAAAAGCAACACAACTTCATGAGAATAGGACTGCAACATTTTCAGAGAGAGCCTCTATGATGGAGGTAACAAGCTCCTCAAGTACTTCACACACTGGAGGAGACCACTCTGATCAACCAGAGGCAAATGAAGATGATATTTGGGAGATGGTTAACGATCTCGAAGAACCTCCCTTAGGATGGGAACAAATGAACTGGACTGGAGTTTAG
- the LOC105792808 gene encoding uncharacterized protein LOC105792808: MELAPQPTAKKVNWSWTSALIGAASATAAAALISAKPKDPTFHLISIKLTSFKINLSNINADLTLTVHVTNPNITPIHYSSTAMSIFYNGSFLGEAHVKAGSQPPRSCRVLELPARLDGVELAHHAGKFFADVAKREMALDAKVEISGTAKMLWWEHRFKVHVECHVTVDPVFLDVIDQENESQLELFLAS; the protein is encoded by the coding sequence ATGGAGCTTGCACCACAACCCACGGCTAAAAAGGTAAATTGGAGTTGGACCTCCGCGTTAATCGGAGCAGCCTCGGCCACGGCGGCCGCCGCTCTCATCAGTGCCAAACCCAAAGACCCAACTTTCCACCTCATCTCCATCAAACTCACTTCCTTCAAGATCAACCTCTCCAACATCAACGCCGACCTAACCCTCACCGTCCACGTCACCAACCCCAACATCACCCCCATCCATTACTCTTCCACCGCCATGTCCATCTTCTACAACGGCTCCTTCCTTGGGGAAGCTCATGTCAAAGCCGGGTCCCAACCGCCCCGCTCTTGCCGGGTCTTGGAGCTACCGGCTCGTCTGGACGGGGTAGAGTTGGCTCACCACGCGGGTAAGTTTTTCGCGGACGTGGCCAAAAGAGAGATGGCGCTGGATGCTAAGGTGGAGATTAGCGGCACCGCTAAGATGTTATGGTGGGAACATAGGTTTAAAGTCCACGTGGAGTGTCATGTTACCGTTGATCCGGTTTTCCTTGATGTGATTGATCAAGAAAATGAATCCCAATTGGAGCTTTTCCTTGCTTCGTAG